atgaatcATGCATGTATGAATATATTTCAAGCAggttcattatgaacgcgcccatgtaagACACGTATTAttatatagccaggcgccgcggaccaatcagaaggtcccgttccacgttggttatgacgccgtaacacacaGATTCCGGCCAGACATGTGCATCGCTCATCTGATTgctcagaatgaatcgacaccagccacggtgtcgatttgcatcgacaccggtaccagtgtcgatgcaatcaaaaaaaaaatcttgaccgGTGGAAGTTCTAAAAAATGCAGTCATCTTGGTTTCTGATGACGTTAATTTAAGGACTGACCATTGCAAATTAGGCGAGATTTCCTACTACTAGCCTTCAAAAGTTTCgtctccttcgcagacttcgagtGGGACTTGCTTTcattttagggggaggggggctggatggttagtttcaaagttggttAAGGGCTCTCTAAATGCCGGGAAATGGAGTTTGCCAAGGTGGGGCGAAAGTCCATCCACGGCAAActaccccctccgtgcaagaatggactcttccactacaccccatgtaaaattgcaaagtagaCTAGTCTAAAAatgcacccactgaaagactctACATAATCACTAtgcagtccaaagatgaatgaaaaaaaactccgtgtaagaatggacgtTTCCATTTAACaccaggctcgctgattggctgccaaatcctccTCATGATATCGACTTAGGCTAAGCGATTGGTTACCTTTTTAATCAAATTATATTGACATACAGTTCTGCAAAGCCTCCAAATGGGGTCAAcgacaaaaaattaaaaaaaaaatcattttgaagtggttcatgccaaaaatgcAGTCATTTGAGTCaaatgggtcatttgaatgaatatctagtgcacccctgtaccggaatttaggtcatttggctGTAAAACCAATTTACAgaagccaaaagtgtcctttttttgtaaaaaaagatggctaaaagtcgcaaaattaagcattttgttgtattgtatgccaaaaatgatattgaatccatgtgcgcatatgtagaggTCACTCCTGGGCCAGATTTCAGCTcaattggttgtaaaaccagggtacaggagccaaaaatgtcatttttttgtaaaacaaaatatggccaaaaatggcaaaattaagcatgttgttgtattgtatgccaaaagtgatatggaatccatgtgcgcatatgatcaaggcgcctctgtgccaaatttcaggtcattcagttgtaaaaccaggggtccaacatatacagttttggtctaaaaatgaccaaaaaacctcaataaaatcattttaggggcagatatgaagaaaatgaaaaaaaaaaacatttgggggtattggcccactctacccttgtgccaaatttccaGTCATTCGGTCCAGTAATGACGGGGATAccgtgttttgaagatttgacaggagaaagaaagaagatctagaagaagaaacattacgaatacaatatacttcaccatacctatggtatggctaaAATATAACAACAATGTATGTTTCAAACCAGGGGTCCATGGCCATGGGAAGATCACAGCAATTGTTGAAATGGAGAACAAGCTGATCAAATGGGTGGCAGACCTGTTCGGGTACCCCGCAGGGCACGCTGGGAACATCTCATCAGGAGCTTCTCTCGCCACTCTCACAGCGTTAGCTGTCGCACGGGACAGCAGGGAGCTGAAAGCCGCAGACTTCCACAGGTAACATTTGTGTTTAACTTACCCACTCAAGCAAGAATCTCCGCTTGCAACTGTCAAACAAAGACCCTGTCGTAACGGACTGCGATCCGTCCTTCCTGCTGCGTTACGTATACACAGCTGGACAGTCGTCTACCAATCAACATATGGTCAAGAGCTAGAGGCAACGTGATTGGCCGATAACTTTTTCTCAAATACTGCGTGGGactatctgattggctgacgctGGTGGATTGTAGGCAGGTACGACAGGgcttttgtttgacatttcaaaGCAGCTGGGTTCTCATGGGAACATGCTATTCTTCTGATTATCATATAGCCCTGCAGGTGACGTCGACCGACCAGAAGGCTTCATCTCATGTTGGTTACGACGCCGTAAACATAGAATAGcaggaaatgtttttttttttcgttagaCCAGACACcagaaccaatcagaaggagcaataCACAGGAAATTGACCAGTCAGAATAAGGGATATCCAAACGCGTCGGTCGTGGTGGTGAGATTTTCATCTATTCCAAAGGAACGACATGGTAGAAAGTttgctgtgtttctttttacttcAATGATAAGGGTTAAGGATAAACCACAACAACTGTAGATAAATAATGAAACTTGTAACGTCTATAATTTCTCTATATAGATGCGTGATCTATTGTAGCGAGCTCACCCATTATGCTCTAGAGAAGGGACTTCGAGCCGTTGGAATGAGGGAAGCCATTCTGAAGACACTTCCAATGGACCAGTCTTTTAAAATGACAGCAGCGGCTCTTGAAAAGAAGATCAAGGAAGATAAGGAAGTAAGACTAGTCCAATTATACTTTAGTATCTTTTAAGATTCAACTTTTTTAAGATTCAAGCATCGTTCAAAGATTGCACGTTTTGAGACAAATACTTTCGACTCTTAACCCTATCTGGACCGTTTTGGGGGGGATTCCTGGGGCAAGAAGGGGTCTTTtgaccccccttcgtaatttcaaaacggcttgggttacgatcccCAAATTTGAAGGGAATGATGTCCTgataaagttttatattttctgtaattttggtatcgttatgacgtaatatgacgtaattatgacgtcataatgtcatattttgggccaAAACCGTCTAAATATggaatttccgctatacttttATTAGGTATTAGACAAAACATTGACTATTCCAGGTTACTTAGTACCttaaactgaaattagtaaatttggcaAAATATCCTGCCAGAAAcccattgccatggtaacacgaAAAATCTAATATTTTTCGCAGAAttattgccaacaatattctcggaaaagtcactaagtttcgtagtcctagcacacgtcgttcggcagttattcGACGCCAAAGTTGGCACAGGCACTTTTAGCGCCTCCAACCCACCCACTCCGCCcacagccccccaccccccctttAGATAGAGTTAAGTTTAAAGCGACACAAAGCACAATTACTTCAACTTAACCTCAACCTAGGCTTTTATGTTTAGGTACATTCCATTGCCATTTTCACGGGGACGTTAAAAGGTTCCCGCCAACCATCATTGAATTGGGAAGGGGGACGATATCGACTTCCAGCcacatttgacccattgctgacgtcataatTCTGTGAGGTCACGTATTCTTAGCAGGCGTGTCATAAGTTacgagtacatgtatactgatgAAGGCCAGAGGTCTGGCCCATTATATACAAAGTTTATCTATCATTCAATCATTTGCGTCTTGTGACTGTCCTGAAGTGATGCAGAAACAAGAAAATTATGCTATCTCTACATTATCTACCATGATTCAGAGTGATTTTCCGATGGTTCAGCGTTTTGTGATGTCTTGAGACATGTTGTCAATTCCCTACCCAGGCCGGTTTGTTGCCCTTCCTGGTTGCGACAACTTTGGGCACCACGCTGACCGGAAGTGTGGACCCTGTGAACGACATCGCTGATGTGTGTGACCGTCACCAACTCTGGCTCCACGTTGATGCCGCGTATGGAGGGTTCTTCGCTCTGTGTGACGAAATGAAACAGCTGTTTGTTGGTGTGGAGCGGAGCGATTCAATCGTGGTTAATCCACACAAAGgtgcgtatgtatgtatgtaaatgtttgGTTTATACATAATGTGAGTCGTATTCTTTTCTAGGGACCTAGTCTCACACTCGTCGTACAATAGTCGTATAGTGGTCGTACAATTACAAAGTGAGGCCATTTTCGGCAGTCTGTCATATAACATGCACACTTTATTAGCTGTCTGGCGCAGGTTATGGAGGCTGTTGGAGAACATTTGATTCTGTCACTCTTGCCACAGCATGGCTGAATGGCTGAAATTGTACGTGTACATCGGAGTTAATTACGTGGCTGCCTACGACGGACGTTAGCAAGCAGTGTCATGATGCGAAATGCTATTTTCATACACGATATATATTTTCCTCCTTATTTATCtaaaaatttatttatttaatccTCCTCATTTTAGGGTTGTTTGTATCATATGGTGTAAGTGTTCTGGTGGTGAGAGATGGAGAGAAGCTCCGGCAGTGTTGTTCTATGGAGCAGACTCCCAGCTGCTTCAAGGGATGTCAAGTGTTCACAGCTGAACATCTGAATCCATCCGAACTTTCTTTTGAACTCACCAGGCCATTCAGGTAACTGTATctttctgcatctgtatctatatagccggtataaccacccttcggcgtaacacaccagcttcgcagccacgcggtgcagcagcagctggttatgttacactgaacgacctgtcaaacctagcttttgcacatctatctgcaagcgttctttaaactatccagagaaaatgcccctactgtgcttggtgataacaaattccactctacgatagtttgTTAACGATTGTTGACTCTTTTGCTCCTTCATAGCCATGCATATTTTCTTCACCAAAAAACAGCCGTTCATTCAACAAGTCTTTAAATCATCTGCATTGGAAATTACGTTGGAAACGGATAAAACTTAAGTTTATCTCTACTAAAGTGTAGAACAAAATAGGTTACAATATATTATTCGTTCCCTTTTGTTGTGTAGAGATCACCTTTAAAGCATACTTAGGCTACACAGTTCTATCCCTGCAGCAGGGAGTTAGGCAATTGTTAGTTGTGTGTGCATATTATTATGTACCATACTCCTTCTTATAAATGCTAGAGAGGAGGAGTAATAAGCACTATACGGGCTTTGCCGTACTCGGCTAGTAtttgaactcgggacctccAGAATGCAGGGCAATGGCCACTTATCCACGCAGGTGGTCAAGTTTGATTCCATACTTATAGAAGCCCttttcattgaaaatatattttaaaGATTCATATTGATGAGACAGTGCAGAGTACATCCgttcaaatttgtttttttttctttaaacaaggttttggttcaTTTTGTAGGCCTGTGCAGACCCCTACTTTGAAGTGGTCTGTCTCTAAATTGACGTCATcagaaaccaagatggcggcatttTGTTAGTACTGCCGCCCGAGTCATAATTTTCTTTTATTAAATCAGACATTTGAGATAGCACGCAACTGTATGGGGTAAGTATGAGCTGGATTGTTCACGGAGactatgacaccctgaacttgcatATTTTTACACAATAGCCCGTATACAGTCTGCCATTGGTGTTCCTTGTCCTGTAGAGTAAGTACTCTACCTCCTAGGCTACTGCACCAGTCAAACTAAACTGTATTGCTCTTCCTCCTTGCGAAGTATCGACTGTTATGTTCTTTACCTGTTCTCAACAGAGGTGCGCAGATGTGGCTTccactgaaaatgtttggtgTTGGGGTTTTCCGTGAGGCACTGAAAGAGAAACTTCTACTGGCACGGTATTTCTACGGGAAACTAAAAGGTAATATGAAACTTCCGTCAATGCATTATCATTATTTATAGCATGGATTTCTAGGGCGTTTTCTGGAAAGAATTTTGATTGCTCAGCGATTATgtgttttaggtgtttttagATTATATGAATCATACTAGCTATAGTAAGTTAGTTTTCTATTATATTGCTCTTATTCTTCGTCAATAAATCACGCACTTGTTCTCCGCACAGAAACTGGTCAGTTCGAGCTACCACTGGAGCCGGAGCTGTCCGTGGTCCTGTTCCGTGCTACAGCGCCACCTGGCGTCAACATCAACAACTTCAACCAACAGCTCCTGGACGGACTGAATTCTGACGGGAAAATCTTCATGACGCCCGCCGTACTTTCCGATCAGTTTTACCTGCGTGTCTGTGTCCTGTGCTTCAGGACCCACATTGAGCATATTGATCTTTGCTTCTCTTTGATCCAAGAGAAACGTCTGTATCTTTTGGAGTCACTTCGTTGTGATGCTTAAACTTTCATTGTATGGTTATCGATATGGCGTTTTGAAAAGGGGGTAGATGACGAAAATGTCCACTTTCTGAGTTGTAGCCAGATAGAGTCTGAAAAAGACCCTTTCATTTGTAGTTTTAGTTTAGAAATTATAGAGATTTGATATTTCCAAAGTTATAATCTTTAGTCCTAAGTGATGATGTATTGTGTAGCAAACAAATGTAGGAATTTGATCAACTATTATATATCACATTAGGTGGCTAGAGTGAATAGCTAGGTTAACCAGGTGACGgtttttttctaacattttaACTTTTGGaaaggccccccccccccccccccgcgctAACACTTGTCTGTCAAGTGTCAACCGAGGATATGGAGGATATTCTAACTAGTGGCAAGGAATGAAGCAACGAGGAATAAAAAAAGACGTTGTATCCAAGCCGTGTGTATATCTTTTTTTGTAATCGAAGAGTCTACTCTACAAGattatcaaataaacaaataaaaacaaatggaTACGCACGTTTCAGTTCCCCTCGGCCTCGGAGAAAAATGAATGGAGGTGCAGTGAGCGAGGAAAGTTAGAATGCTTGAAGATGTTGTTTTCCCAGCGCCCAGAGGCGAGGAAACGGAAGAGTtgtttaacaatgacaatgaagtttattgcatattcatgttccattggggctaaatgaaGTAAGTTACTTACAGAGAGAATGATAAGCTATGCTATGTTTTACTTATATCTACGTTTTACATGCTTCTTGACATTCCCCATCCCTTCTTTAGACTGCATGACTTCTACAGCGCACTACCTGGACTATCAGCagcatttctctttcttttctaaaCGTGGGTAGCTACTTTGGCAATTGTAGAGGCGTGACTTTACAGCTGTTCGTCATATGTGAATGTCTTTGGTTTGGGGGGCTCAGTCCGATTCGATTTTTATCTAGATGTTCGTACAGTTACTACCCCTTTCTTCCTGCAGCATACACAAGTGGTTGAGTATCGAAAAAAGCTATTTCTTGCATTCTGTTCCGGTTTAGGTGAAAACAAGATGTACAGATTACTGTAACCCAAGGTTTAAGGCAAGCACATCTAAATGCTGCTCCGACACGTCAAAATAGCAAttaaaattctttaaaaaaactgtactTTTGCGCAAGACAGGTAGGTGGTGCTtctcatattaaaaaaaatgtgagcGACGTTTATTGAGGCGTTGCTTGGTAACGGAGTGACTTGAGACGGAAATGGTTTAAGAGGTTATTGGGGGAcaagtattcttttgtttgccaagTCATCTTAATAGCTTACGGCTACTGATGTCACGGTCACACAGGTCTTGCGGTCGTCGTAGGGTTGCTAACTTCGAATTCGGGCGTTTTATGGGACAGCCATGCATGCTTCCTTTAGAGTATAGCTGCCTTTCTACACAAAAGGCTGtcttggatccatgtcggtgatTGGTTCTTTCACAGTCTGGAAAATACTACCgcatcaaaatcgtgcgacgatcgcacgacctctGTGACCGCGCCCCAATTTGTCATTCTGACTGTCCTTGGCTGTGACTATAGCAAATTATTGTCTGCAATAAAACTCTGCATTTCTACAGAATACACAATTGCGATCGTTTCTGCCATGTTGACCAGAATGGTACTAATTTGATTGACTCAAGtagatcattttttttcttcgacACGTACGACAACAGAGCCATGTCTGAAGAATTATCATGTCTCATTGCACAATTATCACTGTAGCAGTTATGGCGTCCATATATGTCCTTAAATCCTGTGGATACAAAAGATAGCAATCCTACCCTCGCACATATAAACGTCACAAAGCATCATTATTAGATGGGTAATTCCATCTTTTCCGCGTGCATGCATACGTAAGTGTTTGACCAGACAGTTTTAGTAAAGAACACAGGTATGTATTGCCGACTTATGCAACATTATGCTAAATAGGTGAAGATCTTTACCCCCCTCTGGCGAGTGGGAGTGGGGTGAAGTATGTGCCCTAAGGTGGGTTGACATTTTTGTCTAGACATTGCTCGGTACGCGTACTAGACAGTCTTTCCTACACTGCGGCATTGTCACATTGATCCTGACCATGTTAGCCACAAAATGGTCCCGTGTGGTCGCCGTTGCTGCTGCGGCCGGTGCGGCTGGGATAGGGGGCGTGAGTTACCGAGTAAGGAAGGTGTCAGCCGTTACGTCGTGGAAGGATGATGCCCAAACGCAAGCCTTCAAGCCGGCCTACAACAAGGCCCCGAACAACTACCAAGAGGAACTGTTCAAGCTGAGTTATGAATATCCCTCCACTTTGCCCGGGGAGGACCGCAAGAAACTCCCCTGGATGAAGGTAGACTTCAAGACGGAGCCTGAGAAGTACCTGTGGACCGTTCTCCACTACTGCTTTGAGGGAAACACCGAGTGCGATTTTCGTGTGGATAAAAACAAGGTGCGTCCGTGGTACAACGCCCCGTGGATGGCCTACCGACAATCGGGGCGGGAACCTATCCATGGCTTAACTATGGAGAGGCCTGCCAACGCTGGGTACATCGCCGACACTCAGAAACGATGGGTAAGGCATTCATTCACATATGTTTTGACtacaatcctttttttttttttcaatcattctttattactttttgcaaaacaaacaacaaaaagaaagcatggCAGCTACAGATACGTTAAACAAAGCACATGTAAAACCACAAAATAAAAGCAAGAACCAGTAACAACAGTTAACGTTAGTCCTAAACCCCTTTGCCCATATTCATTCAACAATATCACTATACATTTGTTTAAGATATGGTGCTGACAGAAAATAAGTTATTTAAGTTTCCCCACTTCCCCCTGTGTTTAAGCAGTTTGCCTTGCCGAattgctatgtttttttctaatttataaaagtatgaaacaaagGATATGAAAGCAGACAGATTCAAAGAATGCTtacgatttttaaaaacaaatattttgcctaAAAGGAGGATAAGATTCGACAGAACCGGGCAACGATCACTAGAAATACCGAACATTATACTGAGagcattaatatgcaaatgagtaccaTTTATATTGAAAAACCATTCGTCCACCTGACGCCAAAAATTTGAAGTTACACAACAGTCCCAAAAAAGGTGGACgactgtttcttcttcctcgtTACAGAGGTTACATAATGGGGAGTCTATCAAACCccataaatataatattttattgcaaGGTAAAAATTTGAATAATAGTTTATATTGAAATATTCGAGTATATGAATCAATCGAAAGTTTATAAGgtaaactatatatattttgccATGGTAGTGGGGTGTCAAAATATTCTTCCCATGAAAGTTTAATTCTTTCAGATGAGCCCCATAGACTGGCTTCGTTCATGAAGAATTGATACAGACACTTATTAATATTACAATTACGAAGCCAGCCTATGTTTCTACATACAGGAAGACAGACACCCAAACATGGAGAATTCAATTTCAGCTTAGCCTTCCAAAAAGGGGGAATAGCAGACATAAGTTGATTATATTTGAATTCAGGACACACTACTCcaaattttgtaacaaaatcaacATATGATAAGAAGCTGTTTTCTGCGTCTAACATGTCGTTTACAAATATGACCCCCCTACTAAGAAATACCTGTGAAAAGAAAGGCTTACCACTGGTAGTTATATTTGAATTTAGATGCAGAAGCTGCTGCTTCACCTCAACCGCCTCCTCAGGTGGCCTAAGTTGGTACTTCAACCATGCTTGTATAACATGGGTAAAGAATGTACTTAAAGGGGATATTTTACCTAAAAGAGATTCAAAATCCTTTTTGTTAAGTTGCGCAAAGGGAAACAAGTCAGTACGAAAGATGGAATTTGATAAAAGAATTAGCTTTGAGCAAAACCATTCCTTATTTAGATATAGTTTGGGTAGCCAAGAAGCTTTTAAGGTAAAATCTACGGCCCGCAAGTTTCTTAATTTCAAGCCTCCCTGATCAAGAACGGCGTACAAAGTTTTTCTTTTAACCCTCTCAGGTCCATCTCCCCATAGaaatttaaatatttttttctcatatcGATCAAAGAAGTCAGAGGGAGGTGTCGGGAGAGAagttaatagaaaaataaattgtGGGACGATTAAAGTATTAACcaagataatttttcccataaGGGTTAAGGATTTAGATTTCCATAACATTAGAATCTTGTCTATtttttcgaattttctatcaaaattaCTATGAACAATGTCGGACATATGTCTCGGAATATGAATTCCAAGAATGTCAACGGGGCCATCTGTCCAAAGTATTGGGAAAGAACAAGGTAAGTAGAAGTTTGTACCGCTTAGAGATCCAATCCGTAATATtctacatttatcaaaatttgAGCGTAAACCAGATAGAAGGTTAAAAATCTCCAAATCCTTAACCAACGCGTATAGAGAGCCAAGTTCGGGAGCAAGGGGAAAATTAGAGTCGTCCGCGTACTGGGAGACTTTAGATGTAATTCCAAAAGTGTCTAAACCTTTGATTTCTATATTATTTCTAATTTTACTAGCAAGCAATTCAACTCCTAATATAAAAAGATACGGAGATAAAGGACAACCTTGTCGGACCCCACGGGACAGGTTAAAGGGCTTGGAAATATAACCATAATTAATAATTTTACTAGAGATGTCACTATAAAGAATTTTAATCCATGTTATAAAAGAGTCTCCAAAACCAAAATATCTAAGTGCTTTAACAATAAATTCTACTCTGATGGTGTCGAAGGCTTTTTCGAAGTCTGCCAGGCGAAGTCTGCCAGGAAAATTTTTTCTCATAATATTCCATAATCTCATAATATTCCATAATTTCTAAAATTCTCCGTATGTTATCGCTAATACATCGCCCCTGCAGGAAACCAGTTTGATCATAAGATATTAAATTTGAGATAACATTTTTTATGCGAAGGGCGAGGCATTTGGATAACACACGTGTATCACAGTTAAGGAGGGTAATAGGGCGCCAATTCTTTATATATGAAGGGTCTTTGTCCTGTCCCGATGGGTCTTGTTTAAGTAACAAAGAGATCAAACCTTCTTTTTGAGTACCAGTTAACTGTTTTTCactgaaagaaaaattaaaacactCAAGCATAGGCTGCTTTAAACAATTAAAGAAAACTTTATAAAATTCTACTGAAAGGCCGTCAAGACCAGGAGCTTTCCCCGAGGGGAAAGAGTTAATTGCATCCTTCAGTTCCCCCTCAGTAATCAGACCCTCACACCCCCCACGCTGCTCAGGAGACAAAGACACACGATTAGATGTCGGGAAAAAGGGTTCAAAAACATCGTCGTCCACCGACATGGGCGGCTCctcaaatgaataaagattttgaTAGAAATTAGCTTGCTCCTCAAGAACATGCAGCGGATTAGTTTTAACCTGACCATCTGTCGTTACAAATCTAAACATATTCTTCCTGGCCTTATCCCTAGTAActaaattcataaaaaattttGTGCATTTCTCCCCTTGCTCCATCCACTTGGCTCTCCTACTGGCAATCATATTATTAGATTTTATTTGATACAAAATTTCTAAatcatgtttcttttcttgtaacTTATCAAAAGTTGTTGAATTTGGAACAGAGTCTAACTCTACTTGCAGTCTACAGATTTCATTAACTAGAGAATTTTCCGCTTTTTTACGTTGTTTATATTTCCAAGAAGAGTATTTAATGATGTGTCCACGAACACAACATTTAAAAGAGTCCCAGACAATATGAGGATTTGCAGAACCCTTATTAcaaaggaaaaaatattttatgAAGTCTGAGGTTTCTCTAACAAATACTGGATCACTTAACAAATCTTGGTTAAGTCGCCAGAAACCTTGACCCCTGGGTATTGGTGAGGTGATAAGTGAAATTCCAATAAGGGAATGATCAGATCTAAAACTATCTTCTATCTTAACGTATTGTACGGAAGACACTAGAGAGAAAGATATTAAAAAGTAATCAATGCGGCTGGCCTGAAAACGACGTCTCCAAGTGTATCTCCTTTCGTTAGCATTCTTATGTCTATAAATGTCTATTAAATCGAGATTTGCGCAAAAAGAGTTAATTGCCTGAAGACATTTAGGATGGTAGCTAGAAAATCGATGCCCGGTTCTGTCCATGTCTGAATTTAAAACAGTATTAAAGTCTCCTACAGCAATAAAGGATGATCCAGGATCTGTGCAACTTTGTAAAGTAGTTTCCAAATTTGTAAAGATAGAAGGGTCGTCCGAATTAGGGCCATaaatattgattatgcagaAACGTGTAGACTCTAACGAAACATCCAACAAAATCCACCGACCGGAGTTGTCACTCAAGGTCTGATGGACAGTATAGGAAATATTTGCCTTAAATAAGATCATTACACCTCTGCTGTTGCTTAAACCATGATTGAAGAAAATGTCTCCCCCCCATTCGGACCGCCATTCTTTTTCCACTGCTTGTGTGGAGTGGGTCTCTTgtaaacaatacattttgtaagatttGTCTTTTAACCAAGTAAAAACTTCATTTCGCTTCCTGCGGTCTCCCAGTCCATTGCAATTGTAACTACAGATTTCTACCTTAGGCTGTGTCATGAAATAGGTACATGAATAGTATATGTTTTATAAAGATCAAAAAAGGAGTGGAGTCCGCAGGAAGCaagaattaaagtttgacaacaATGCGAAATATTTATATTGTATCTACTGGGCAATGAGGGTTTTTCATAGTTAACAGTACTGTAAAGAACACATTTGCATTTGAGAAAACAGGAACATAGAAAAACATGCCATGCACATAACCAAACATGCTCTAAAAAAGCACGCATATTTCTACTACAAAGCAACTCAAACAATGGTCGACTAATCCTTAATCATTTTCCTCAAATACAGGATTCCAACAAAATAatgattgacattgacattgactgTAGTTTCACAAACATCAAAATTTACTTTACTGTACCAGTGTTTATTTGttggtatgcagaaaaaaaagacgaTACTATCTCAGCAAAAAGAtccaacaaaaagaaaaataagcTGGCATTTCCTCTCAACATAAGAtaagaataataaaaataaaacatgtctaAGGAGTTGCCATTAATACCAAATCTGTTTTTGCCATACTACGAATGAGAAATACACAACTGACTTTTAATTCAGAGGAAAAAGCAACTACCTGGTACTTttgaaactacattgtatattatatacatacattttttaaactttagcATATCAATGACTTTAGTCTTACACTATTTAAACATTTCCGCATACAAAACAATCCAATAACAGCAacaagagagaaaagaaaatagcAACTAAGGTATAATTAATCAAGTCATCTATCTTGTTACTAAAATGCGGAAAAAGAAggagagcaaaaaaaaaaaaagaacaaaactaAGGGAGAAGTCATGCGGATTCAGCCTCCATCCTACTCGGaggaaacaacaacagcaaccaaAGGTCTCAACATTTTCTCCCATGTGAAAAAACACCGGATTAATTACAAAATGATTACATTCACCCGTATCTATCAGACTCAGAACGCAAAGCGGGGAAAAATCAATCGGAGATAGAACAAAAATCAGGGACAGTCCATCTCTTGAGTCAAAGGTCCGAAAACATTAGTTTTT
The sequence above is drawn from the Branchiostoma floridae strain S238N-H82 chromosome 4, Bfl_VNyyK, whole genome shotgun sequence genome and encodes:
- the LOC118413499 gene encoding tryptophan decarboxylase-like translates to MPVRKEMEKMQQTQEDHLHQTLLDLKEKTSVLEVPQVEREKMTSRTMEMVNTYDDNIRNLTWGPVKTADKGSLPAVDEIKEEPTEHDLVLQDFNAHLVNAGTNPGHPTFFGYVSGGGGTYPASLGAYIPATLATYSGVHGHGKITAIVEMENKLIKWVADLFGYPAGHAGNISSGASLATLTALAVARDSRELKAADFHRCVIYCSELTHYALEKGLRAVGMREAILKTLPMDQSFKMTAAALEKKIKEDKEAGLLPFLVATTLGTTLTGSVDPVNDIADVCDRHQLWLHVDAAYGGFFALCDEMKQLFVGVERSDSIVVNPHKGLFVSYGVSVLVVRDGEKLRQCCSMEQTPSCFKGCQVFTAEHLNPSELSFELTRPFRGAQMWLPLKMFGVGVFREALKEKLLLARYFYGKLKGTGQFELPLEPELSVVLFRATAPPGVNINNFNQQLLDGLNSDGKIFMTPAVLSDQFYLRVCVLCFRTHIDHIDLCFSLIQEKRLYLLESLRCDA